The sequence below is a genomic window from Hyalangium ruber.
GCGGTTGGCCACCCCACCCGTGTCCAGCACGTTGCACTTGTGCCAGCGCGACTTCATCTCGCGGATCTGCTCGACCGTCTTCTTCAGCCGATCGTTGTACCGGACGACGGTGCAGTTCTCCGTCATCAGCTCTCCGAGCTCCTTGGAGATCTGGTACGGGTTCTCGGGGCCGTTCATCGCCTTCAGGGTGGCGAAGCGGTCCTCCCAGTACTTCTTCGCGTCGTTGAAGTACTTGTCGCCCTTGGCCGCCGCGCTGGTGGCGTTGTTCTTCGCGTACGCCGCCATCGCCGGCCCGCCGATCATCCCCGAGTAGATGCAGGACAGGAGCGAGTTGGCGCCCAGGCGGTTCGCGCCGTGGAAGGCGTAGTCCGCCTCTCCGGCCGCGTACAGGCCCGGGATGTTGGTGGACTGGTTCTTCGGGCTGCCCTCGGCCGGCGTCTGCGTGCGCGGATCCGCCTCGAAGTTCACGTACAGGCCGCCCATCGAGTAGTGCATGCCCGGGAAGATGACCATCGGCACCTTGCGCGGATCATCGCCCACGAACTTCTCGTAGATCTCCATCACGCCCTTGATCTTCGCGTCGAGCGTGGGGGCGGGGATGTGCGTCACGTCCAGGTACACGCCATCCTTGCCGCCGATGCCCAGGCCCAGCTCGCGGCAGACCATGAAGATCTCTCGCGTGGCCACATCGCGGGGCACCAGGTTCTTGTACTTGGGGTACTTCTCCTCGAGGAAGTAGAAGCGCTCGCTCTCGGGGATCTGCAGCGGGCTGCGCGTGTCGCCCTTCTTCCGGGGCACCCACACGCGGCCGCCCTCGCCACGCACCGACTCGCTCATCAGGCGCAGCTTGTCCTCGCCCGGAATCGAGGTGGGGTGAACCTGGATGAACTCGCCGTTGGCGTAGATCGCGCCCTCCATGTAGGCGCGGCCCGCGGCGGTACCGGTGTTGATGATGGAGTTGGTGGAGCGCCCGAACACGATGCCCGGACCACCCGTCGCCAAGCACACCGCCTCGGCCGGGAAGGTGCGGATCTCCATGGTGCGCAGGTCCAGCGCCACGCTGCCGATGCAGCGGCCGGACTCGTCCTTCACCGTGCCCAGCCACTCCCAGAACTCGTACTTGGTGACCTTGCCCTCGGACTCGTAGCGGCGCACCTGCTCGTCCAGCGCGTAGAGCAACTGCTGGCCCGTGGTGGCGCCCGCGAAGGCCGTCCGGTGGTGGAGCGTGCCGCCGAAGCGCCGGAAGTCCAGCAGGCCCTCGGAGGTGCGGTTGAACGTCACCCCCATGCGGTCCAGCATGTAGATGATGCCCGGAGCCGCGTAGCACATGCCCTTCACGGACGTCTGCTCCGCGAGGAAGTCGCCGCCGCGCAGCGTGTCCTTCACGTGGATGTCCGGGTGGTCACCCTCGCCCTTGGTGTTCACCGCGCCGTTGATGCCGCCCTGGGCGCAGACCGAGTGCGAGCGCTTCACCGGGACGATCGACAGGACGTCGACGTGGTAGCCGGCTTCGGCCAGCTTGATCGTCGTCATCAGCCCCGCCAGACCACCACCCACCACCGTGAACCGCGCTGCTGCTGCCATGCTTCGTCTCCTTCACTGCCGGGGGCCTGGGAGCGGCTGGCTCGCCCGCAAGGACGAGCGCTCCACGACGGACCCCTGGTGCGGGACCTACAGGCTAGATAACTTGGCGAATGTTCGCCGCAATCGGGGCGACGCGCGCGATAAGCACGCGCCATCCCGGGCATAAGGGCCCGGCCTACCCGGCAGGTTCCAGGCAGACCGGACCGCCCTACGTACGGGCCTACAGCTTGACGCTGTCGACCGTCTTCTTCACCGACTGGAAGGACTTCTCCAGCAGGGCCTTCTCGGCGTCATCCAGCTGCACGGTGTGGATCTTCTCCACGCCGCCGGCGCCGATCTGCATCGGCACGCCGAAGAAGTAGCCGTTGATGCCGTACTGGCCCTCGAGCAGCGCCGCGCCCGGCAGGACGCGCTTGCGGTCGAGCAGGAAGCTCTCCGCCATGGCGATGGAGCTGGAGGCGGGAGCGAAGTAGGCGCTGCCCGTCTTGTACAGGCCCACCAGCTCGGCGCCGCCCTCGCGGGTGCGCTTGACGATGGCGTCCAGCTTGTCCTTGGCGATCAGCTCGGTGAGGGGCACGCCGCCCACGGTGCTGTGACGCACCAGGGGCACCATGTCGTCGCCGTGACCGCCGAGCACCAGCGCCTCCACGTCACGGATGGAGCAGCCCAGCGCCTCGGCCACGAAGCACTTGAAGCGGCTGGTGTCCAGCACGCCCGCCATGCCCACCACCATGTTCTTGGGCAGCTCGGCGATCTTGTGGAGCGCGAACACCATCGCGTCCAGCGGGTTGGCCACCTTGATCACGAAGGCGTTGGGGGCGTGCTGCTTGATGTTGGCCGCCACGTCCCGCATGATCTTCAGGTTGATGTCCAGCAGGTCCTCGCGGGACATGCCGGGCTTACGCGGCACGCCGGCGGTGATGATGATGACGTCCGAGCCGGCCACGTCCTTCCAGTCCGTGGAGCCGGTGACGCGGCAGTCATAGCCATCCACCGCGGACAGCTGGTTGATGTCGAGCGCCTTGCCCTTGACCAGGCCCTCGGCGGCCGGGATGTCGAAGAGCACCACGTCGCCCAGGTTCTTCTGGACGGCGAGCAGCGCCAGGTTGCCACCGATCTGGCCACCGCCGATGAGACCGATCTTCTTCTTGCGAGTCTGAGCCATGAGGAATGTCTCCCGTGGAGAGGACTACATGTTCTTGATGATGGCCTGCCCGAACTCCGAGCACTTGACCTCGGTCACCGTGCCCTGGCCCTCGAGCTTCATCAGGCGGGCGAAGTCGTAGGTGACCGTCTTCTGCGCGATGGCCTTGTCCATGCCCTGGATGATGAGATCCGCCGCCTCGTGCCAGCCGAGGTGACGGAACATCATCTCACCCGAGAGGATGACCGAGCCGGGGTTCACCTTGTCCTGGTCCGCGTACTTGGGCGCGGTGCCGTGGGTGGCCTCGAAGACGGCGTGGCCGGACAGGTAGTTGATGTTGCCGCCCGGCGCGATGCCGATGCCGCCCACCTGCGCGGCCAGCGCGTCCGAGAGGTAGTCGCCGTTGAGGTTCAGCGTGGCGATGACGTCGAACTCGTCCGGACGGGTGAGCACCTGCTGCAGGGTGATGTCCGCGATGGAGTCCTTGATGATGATCTTCCCGGCGGAGACGGCGGCCTTCTGCTCGGCGTTGGCGGCCTCCTCGCTCTTGGCGGCCTTGGTGGCCTCCCACTGATCCCAGGTGTAGACCTTGTCACCGAACTCCCGGGCGGCCAGCTCGTAGCCCCACTTGCGGAAGGCGCCCTCGGTGAACTTCATGATGTTGCCCTTGTGCACCAGCGTGACGCTCTTGCGCTTGTGCTCCACGGCGTACTGGATGGCGGCGCGGATGAGCCGCTCGCTGCCGTCCTTCGACACGGGCTTGATGCCGATGCCCACGTTGGTGGGGAAGCGGACCTTGCCGGCGTCCTTGGGGAACTCCTGCTTCAGCCAGCCGAGGAACTTCTCGGCCTGCGCGGAGCCCGCCTCGAACTCGATACCCGCGTAGATGTCCTCGGTGTTCTCGCGGAAGATCACCATGTCCACCTTCTCGGGCGCCTTCACCGGGCTGGGAACACCCTTGAAGTAGCGCACGGGACGCAGGCAGACGTACAGGTCCAGCATCTGGCGCAGCGCCACGTTGAGCGAGCGGATGCCGCCGCCCACCGGCGTGGTCAGCGGGCCCTTGATGCCCACGAGGTAGGTGCGAAAGGCCTCGACGGTCTCGTCCGGCAGCCAGTTGTTGACCTGCTTGAAGGACTTCTCGCCGGCCAGCACTTCGTACCAGGAGATCTTCTTCTTGCCCTTGTAGGCCTTCTCCACGGCGGCGTCGAACACCGCCTGTGAGGCACGCCAGATGTCGCGGCCAGTGCCGTCACCCTCGATGTAGGGGATGATCGGATTTTCCGGCACGTTCAGCTTGCCGTTCTGAAGGGTGATCTTCTGCCCAGACGGAGGCGCCATTTGAAAGAGCTCCTGGAAGGTGTGACCGTGTAAGGAGGGTGGCGGATAGTCCGGAACCCGCCTCTTGCAGTCAAGCTGTTTGGCTGCCCGACAAGAGGCCGGACTTATCGAATCCAGAGGGAGGATTGCCCGTGACACACCAAGTTTCGAGAGCGTCGTTGCTGGTGCTGGGGGTCTCGCTGCTGCTGACGAGGGGCGCCTGGGCCGATGCACCCCAGAGCCAGGACGAGGCGACGCTGCGCCAGATGGTGGCCACCCAGACCGAGGCCTGGAATCGCCAGGACGCCGCGGAGTGGAGCAAGGACTTCTCACCGGACGCCGACTTCGTGAACATCGTCGGCACCGTGTTCCAGGGGCGCGCCGAGATCGAGAAGCGGCATGCCGGCATCTTCGCCAGCATCTTCAAGGGCAGCCGATCGAAGGTGACCGTGCGCCGGCTGGTGTTCCTCGGGCCCGACGTGGCCGTGGTGGACACGGAGCACGAGGTGACGGGGCACTCCGGCCTGCCTCCGGGCGTGCAGAACACCGAGGAGCCCGGCGTGCTGCGCACCCGGATGAAGTACGTGATGAAGAAGAGCGGCGGGAAGTGGCAGATCACTTCCGGACAGAACACGGACGTGAAGCCTCCGCCCAAGAGCCCGCCTCCGAAGAAGTAGCTCCGGGAACGTCGGGAAAGCGTCACCCCCTGACGTTCTCAACGCGCGGCGTCGTGATTTCGCTGGCGCCCGCGTTCCAGGATGGGTGCTTCGTTAGACCCCCGCGAAGGAGCTGGCACATGGAGTGGCTCGAGTTCAAGCCGTGGACCCGGGAAGTGGAGCAGCGCCTCGCGAACCAGGCGGCGCGGTTGCACACGCTCTCGCAGCCGGTAGCCAAGCCCCAGGTCACCCTGGCACAGGCTTATCACCTGCAGTCGCTGCTGCGCCGCTGCCCACGCACCAACCCCTGGGGCCACCCGTCCGCCGAGTGCTGATGCGGTACGGCCTCAGGCTCGCTGGCGCAACACCGTGCGCTCCACCTTGCCCATTGCGTTGCGTGGCAGCGCGTCGATGGGAAGGAAGCGCGCGGGGACCTTGAAGCCCGCCAGGGAGCGCCGGCACCAGCCGTCGAGATCCTCCGGGAGCGCCTGCCCGGAGCGGAGCACCACGAAGGCCACCGGCACCTCGCCCCAGCGCGCGTCCGCGACGCCCACCACTGCCACTTCCTGCACCGCGGGGTGCGCGGCGATCACGGTTTCGATCTCCGCCGGGTAGAGGTTCTCTCCTCCCCGGACGATGAGGTCCGTGCGCCGGGAGAGCACCGTCAGGCGCCCGCGCTCGTCCAGCATCCCCATGTCTCGCGTGCGCAGCCAGCCGTCCCGCAGCGCCTCGCGCGTGGCGTCCGGGCGGTTCAGGTAGCCCGCCATCACCGTGGGGCCTCGGACCTCGATGTCCCCTTCCCTCCCCGGCCCGAGCACCTCGCCCTCGGGGGAGACGATGCGCACCTCCAGCCCGGGCAGCGCGGGTCCCGCCGTGCGTCCGTCCGCCTCGGTGGGGCGCTCGGTCGTCACCTGCGAGCACGCCTCCGTCAATCCATAGGTTTGCAGCGCTAGCAGCCTCGCCGCCCGAGCCCGTGCCAGCAGCGGCGCGGGCACCGGTCCTCCGCCGATCAGCGCGAGCCGGAAGGTCTCGGGCATCGGACGATCGCCGCGCGTGTCGAGCACCCGCTCCAGCGTGGTGGCCACGAAGCTGGCGTGGCTCACGCCCTCGGCATCGATGGCCTGGTTCACCGACTCCGGCTCGAACCGGTCGTGCAAGACGAGGCAGCCGCCGTCGTAGGCCGTGCGGGTCATCATCGCCAGCCCGCCCACGTGGAAGAGCGGGAGCGTGCCCAGCCAACGCGGCGCCGGATGAGCTCCCAGGTTCGCCGCCGAGCACCGCGCCGATGCTCGGAAATTGCCCTCCGTGATCACCGCTCCCTTGGGCCGACCGGTGGTGCCGGAGGTGAAGAGCACCACGCGCGGGGTGGCCTCCTCCAGGGACTCACAGGTCGAAGAGGGAGCCTCCACGGCATCGGCCCAGGTCTCCAGGGGCTCGGCATTCGGGAGGCGATCCACCAGCGCCTTCAGGGCGAGTGTCAGCCGTGGGGAGATGTCCTCGACGAGCGGCGCCAGCTCCGCCGAGGTCAGCCGGGCATTGAGCGGAGCGTGTACTGCCCCCAGGCGTCCCAGCGCGAAGAAGAGGAACACGGAGCTGGCGTGGCTGGTCGCCAGCGATGCGACCCGATCTCCCACGCGAATGCCCCGCGACTGGAGCGCACCCACCCAGCGCCCCACTTCCGCGTCCAGCGCGCGGTAGGTCCAGCGGCGTCCGGCGAAGGTCAGGGCCTCCTGCTCCGGCCAGAGTGAGGCACCCTCTCGGATGGGACACGTGAAGTTCATGTGGAAAGTCCGAGCCCTGGTGTCTCCGGGAGACGGATGCAGCCCTGGACCGGGCGAAAGGGGTGCTCCGGAGGCTCCTCGCGCACGAAGAGCCTGCCGACGCCCAGCCCCGAAGCCAGACGCCCCGAGGGCAACGCCGCCGCCAGATGTGACGCACCCGCGCGCGAGACGACACCATCGAGCGAGCTCGTCACGAAGGACTCCAAGCCCAGTTGGGCGGCTTGCTGGGCGAACCTCAGCGCGGGCAGCAGCCCTCCCAGGACCATCGGCTTGAGGACGAAGACGCGCGCGGCGGGCACCCCGCTGGCGGTCTTCAGGAGCAGGGGGAAGAGCTCTGGCGACGCGATCGCCTCGTCCGCTGCCAGTGGGAACGGCGCCTGCTGCTGCAGCCGCCCCAGGCCTTGCAGCTCGTTCGCCGGAATGGGCTGTTCGCACAGCTCCGGGCGGTATGCGCTCAACCGGTCCAAGGCCTGGGCCGCCTCCCCTTCCGACCATCCTCCGTTGGCATCGAGGCGGAGATTCACCTGGGAACCCACCGCTTCCCGGACCGCGCGAACACGCGCCTCGTCCTCTGCCAGCCGACGGCCCGCGACCTTGAGCTTCAGGGTCTGAAAGCCCTCCGCCACCGCCTGCCGAGCCTCCTCCGCGAGCGCCTCCGGCTTCTCCGCCGTGAGCAGCGCGTTGACCCGAACCTCGGAGCGCGCGTTCGGCTCGAGGAGCTGGCTCAGCGGCACCTTCCGCCGCTGGGCGAGCAGATCCAGCAGCGCCAGCTCCACCGCGTGAGCCGCGGCGGGAGCCCAAGAGCTGCCCGTACCTGGCTCGGTGAACACCTCCGGGATGGCCTCGAGGCGGTCGGCGATCAGCTGTTCACCCAACCGCGCCAGGTGGCCACGCAGGACACGCTCGCACGTGTCGAGCGACTCCGTGCCGAACTCCGGCAGGGGCATCGCCTCGCCCTGGCCCACGCGCCCCTCTTCATCCACCAGCCGGACGAGGAAGCCCTCCCGAGCCGCGTACGTCGCCCGCGCCGTCTTCAGCGGGCGGACGAACTCCAGCCGCGAGGGGGCCAGCCGCGTCTCGATAATACGCATGCGGCCCTCACCTCAGGCTCAACCCCACGGCGAAGAGCAGGCCAAAAACGAGCTGGAGCCGCGCCGTACCACCCAGCGCCGCGTTCAGCGCCGCCCCCTGCGCCCCCAGCACGAGCCGCAGCGGCCCCAACGCCAACGGAGCGCTCAGCAGCGCCAGGAACACCCACGGGCCCGCCAGGCCGAGCCCGAACATCGCGAACGGCGTGGCGTACGCGGCCAGGAGCATCAGGATGTACTCCGCCTTGCCCGCCCGGGTGCCTAACCGCACGATCAGGGTGCGCTTGCCGGCCTTCGCGTCCGTATGCACGTCGCGCAGGTTGTTGACGACCAACAGCGCCGTGCCCAACGCGCCTACCGGCACCGCGGCCCACCACGCTCCCGGGCTCACCGTGAGCGACTGGACGTAATAGGTCCCCGTCACCGCCACGAGCCCGAAGAAGACGAACACGAACGCATCCCCGAGGCCGTTGTAGGCCAGCGGGAACGGCCCGCCCGTATAGGCGTAGCCGCACAGCACCGAGGTGAGGCCAATCGCCACGATGGGCCACCCACCCACCGACACCAGGTAGATGCCCGAGAGAATGGCCAAGGCGAAGCACGCCAGCGCCCCCGCCAGCACCGAGCCCGGGGCGATGAGACCACTCTGGGTGACGCGCACCGGCCCTAGACGCTCGGACGTGTCCGCGCCCTTCTTGAAGTCGTAATAATCGTTGGTGAGATTGGTGCCGATCTGGATGAGCAGCGCGCCCACGAGCGCGGCGACCGCCGGCAGCCAGCGCCCCACCCCATTGCCAAACGCCAGGCCCGTGCCGACTCCCACCGGCACGAGGGCGGCGGTGAGCGTCTTCGGACGAGCAGCCATGAACCACGTCTTGAGCGTGGCACGGGGGCGGGCCTGAGGCTCCAGAGACAAAGCAGGAGAATTCATAACGGGCGAGGCAGCCTCGGGCTTCAGGAAGGACTCTCGGGCGAGGCGCTCTCGAATTCGGGCGACTCGTACCAAGGCGTATCGAGGAAGGCGAGCACCTCGCGCGCGAACGCCTCCGGAACCTCCAGGTGCGGAGCGTGCCCGCAGTTCTCGAAGGTGTGGCGCCAGACGACGGGCAGCTCGGTCGCCATGCGCCGCGCCAGCTGCGTGAACTTCTCGTCCTGCGCTCCGGTGAGCAGCAGCGTCGGCAGGCGCTGGCGGTGCAGCTCGGACCAGTAATCCGGCTGCACCCCGAGCCCCAGGCACCCCAGCGCGCCCACCAGCCCCTCGACGGTGCAGGACGAACGGCGCTGCCGCAGGGCGGCCTGCTGCTCGGGCGGCAGGCGCCTCAAGCCGTCGAACAGGGGCATCGCCTCCCAGCGATCGATGAAGGCTTCCACGCCGTTGAGCTGGATGAAGGAGGCGCGCCGGCCGTCCTCCTCGCGCCGCTCCGCGCGCTCCATGCGCCGGTGCAGGCCTGGCGAGCCGCTCTCCAGGATGAGCCGGCCAAAGTGCCTCGGGGAGTGCAGCGCCGCGCCCAGCGCGATCCGCGCTCCCTGCGAGTAGCCCATCAGATCCACGGAGTGCAGCCCCAGCCGCTCCACCAGCTCCACCACCGCCTGCACCGTCTCGATGAAGCCCTCTCGGCCCTTGCGCTCGGGCAGCGGCGTCTCTCCGTGCCCCGGCAGATCCACCGCGATGGCCTTTACCGCGCCGCCCAGCATCGGGCGCAGGTGATCAAAGGAACTGCGGTTGCCAGTGAAGCCATGCAGGAGCACGAGCGGCCGAGTCCCCTGCCCCCACATGCTGTATGCCAGTGTCACACCCATCGAACTTCTCCAGCGCTTCTATGTGACCCCGGATGAAGCTGCGCACGGAGTTCAAAACCTCGTGAACTCCACATCAGGAGCCCATGTGGGCGCAAGGTGAACAAACCAGGACACCGAGTAGGAACCCCGGCTGCTCGCCTGGCTGGATGCCCGCGTCCCTCAGCGCCTGCCGGCGGCCCGGCGCACAGGTCTCTGGGGCGCGGTCCGCGCCGCGGCCTTCTTCTGCTTCTTCTTCCTGCCGCGGCTCAGGAGCTGGAGCATGTTGCCGCCGTAGATGCTCTGCCGCTCGGCCTTGGTGAGCTTCAGCGCCGCGACCGTCCGATCGGTCTCCGGGGTGAAGATCTCTCCGGAGCGCGAGTCCATCGGCGAGTCGCTGCCGAAGAGCACCCGCTCCACGCCGAAGAAGTCGCAGGCGAGCTGGATGGTCGCCGGCTCGAAGCCGAGCGAGGCCGTGTCGCAGTAGAACTTCTTGAAGTGGTCGATGTACGGCTGCTCGATCGGGGTCTGCAGATCGATGCCGCTGCACTCCTCGAAGGACTCGTAGCAGGCCTGCATCCGCTTCGCGAAGGTGGGGATGAGCGCGCCGTGGTGGTGGGTGATGAGCTTCAGGTCGGGGTAGCGCTGGAACACCCCGCTGAACACCAACCTCGCCATCGCCACGCTGCTGTCGGTGACCCAGCCCAGCGTCTGCCAGATGAGGTACTTGGAGAACTTCTCCTCCGGGTAGTCCGCGTGCGAGCCGGGCCGGCACGGATGCAGCCAGAGGGGAACGTCGAGCTGCTCGGCCTTCTGATAGAGCGGCTCGTAGTCGGGGTGATCCGGCGGCTTGACCGTCGGCCCGAAGAAGAGGACTCCGCCCGCCAGGCCCAGCTCCTCCACGGAGCGCTCCAGCTCGGAGACCATCTGCTGGGGGCCCGCCGCCGACGGCAGCAGCGCCACCCCGTGGAAGCGTCCCGGGTGCGCCAGGGTCACCATGCGGAGCCCGTCGTTGCACAGCCGCGCGGCCTTCACCGACAGGGCGGGATCGTCATAGACGCCCCGGATCCCCTCGATCCACGGCAACGGCACCACGACGTTCGAGTCGATGCCGTACTTGTCCATCTGCCGCAGGCGCTGATCCGTGTCGACCAGCGTGGGCGTGTTGGCGAAGAGCTTGCGGAAGACGTGCGGGCTGCCGCTGAGCCCCTCCAGGAAGTCCAGGAACCCCGGGGGGCTCAGGTGCGTATAGGCGTCGATCTTCTGGGTCATCGCGAGCGGCTCCCGGGGTTGCTGGAGGGGTGGTGCTTGGCGATGAGCCGCGCCGCCGCGCCGCCGCTGTAGCGCTCGCTGTGGACCAGCTCGGCGCCACACCGGGACATCAGCTCCGAGAACTCGGAGATGCTCAGCTGGTTGATGATGCTCTCGGCAAGGTAGCGGTAGGGGGTGTTGTCCTTGACGAAGGGGCTGACGACATGGGGCATCACCTTCCGCATCCACGTCGTGTACACGGCGCGCCACACCTCCGAGTCCCGAGGGTAGAAGTGGTCGAGGATGATCAGCCGCCCGCCCGGCGCCAGCACCCGCAGCATCTCCCGCATGGCGGCTTCCTGGTCCGGGAAGTTGCGGTACGTGAACGCCGTGAGCACCACGTCGTAGGCACCGGTGAGCCGCGGAATCGCGCACACGTCACCTTCGAAGTACGCGCCCTGGGGATCGTGCTTCCGCGCGACGCTCAGCATACCGGGAGACAGATCCATGCCCTCGACGCGAACACCCGTGTACTGGCGGCTCAGGAAGCGGGTCGACTCGCCGGTGCCGCACCCCACGTCCAGCACCCGATCTCCGGGGCGCAGGGCCAGATCGCGCAGCGCCCGCCGGTACCAGAGGCTGGTATGACCGGCGAACACCAACAGCCGCAGGAAGTCATAGCGCGGGGAGATGGTGTCGAAGAGCGAGCGCACATACTCCCGCTTCGAGTCTCCTCGAAGCTGCGCCGCCTGATCAGGTGTCGCGCCCTGCTCCTCTTCGCCTCCGAGATTCTTGGCCCGTCCCTGCATTCGGTGACTCCTCGTGGCTAACGGCGATTCTCGTTACGCCCAGGGGCCTGCGCCCAGGGCCTGGGTCATCCGCGCGAACAGCTCGCGGTGAAGCTCCACGTTGTCCGTCCGCTCCGTGCGCACCTCGATGAGGTGCAGCCCCCCTTCCAAGCCCGCCTGGACCGCCGTGCGCAACGCGGCCGGAGTTTCCGGCCGGTGGAAGCGCGCTCCGTAGAGCGTCGCCACGTGCGAGAGATCGACACCGTGGGGCGTGCCGAAGAGCTGCTCGAAGTGTTCCGTGGCCTTCGCGATGGGCAGGAACGAGAAGATGCCGCCCCCATCGTTGTTCACCACCACGACGGTGAGCGGGACCCGGTGCCGGTGCGCGGTGAGCAGCCCGCCCACGTCGTGCAGGAGGGCCAGATCGCCGGTGAGCAGCACCGTGGGCCGCCCCGAAGCCGCGGACACCCCGAGCGCGCTGGAGATGATGCCGTCGATGCCGTTGGCGCCCCGGTTGGCGAGCACCCGCAGCGCCACGCCATTCGAGGGTGCGAAGGCGTCCACGTCCCGGATGGGCATGCTGCTGGAGACGAAGAGGTTCGCCCCGGACGGCAGCGCGGCCACCACCTCGCGGGCGATGCGCGGCTCGTTCAGCCCGGCCTGCTCGGCGAACGCGGCCTCCAGGGCGTTTCGGGCCAGGCGCTCGGCCTGGAGGAAGCCCTGTGCCCAGCGTCCCAGCCCGCGAGACATCCCGAGCCCCAGCGCCTCGCAGGCAGCCACGGCGGAGCCCTCGATGACCTGCGCCGAACGGTGAGCGGGGTCGAAGAGCGAGCCGTCGTCACTGAACAGGACGATGTGGGCCCCCGAGGCGTCGAGCCACTGCTGCGGGCCCTTGGGCGTCAGCCCGCCTCCGAAGCGCAGCACCAGCTCCGGCCGATGGGCCTGGGCGAAGGGCGGGTGGCGCAGCAGCGCGTCGTACAGGGAGAGCGTCGCGGCGCCTCCTCCATAACGCGCCTGGGAGACGGCCTCCGCGATGACGGGGTAGCCAGTAGCCTGGGAGAGCGCGGCGATGGCCTCCGCGAAGCCATCGTCCTCGTCCCGGGGCCCACAGACGATGAGCCCTCGCTCGGTGGCGGAGATCCGACGGCGCACCTCATCGATGGCCTGGGCATCCGGCTGACGCGCCGCCGGGGTGATGCGCGTCATCGGCGCCCCGGAGCGCCCCTCGCGGGCGAGCTCGGACAGGCGCTCGGCGCCGAAGGGCTCCGGCGTGGGCGCCAGCGGCTCGCGGAAGGGAACGTTGAGCTGCACCGCGCCCCGAGGAGCGCGCAGGGACGTGCTCACGGCCCGAGAGACAGTGGCGCGCAGGTGGGCCACCGCCACGTCGCTCGACTCGGGCTGCCCCAGGTCCGCGAAGAAGCGGGCGTGCTCCCCGAACATGCGCGCCTGCGGCACGGTCTGCGGCGCGCCCCACCCTTGCAGCTCCAGCGGCCGGTCCGCCGTGAGCACGATGAGGGGCACATTCGACTGCGCCGCTTCGATGACGGCCGGGTAGAAGTGCGCCCCGGCCGTGCCGCTCGTGGCCACCAGCACCGCTGGCGCGCGCGAGTGCTTGGCCACGCCCAGCGCGAAGAAGCCGGCGCTGCGCTCATCGATGACGGACCAGATCTTCAGCCCCTCGACGCGAAGACAGGCCAGCGCCAGAGGCGAGGAGCGCGAGCCTGGGCACACCACCGCGTGACGGACGCCGCCGCGCACCAGCTCCTCCAGTAAGGCTCGCGCCCAGAGCTGGTTAAGATTCGCGTCGGACATCACTGCCTCCCAAGGCGCGCAACATCGCCAGGCTCTTCATCTCCGTCTCCCGCCACTCCGCCTCCGCACTGGAGCCCTGGACGATGCCAGCCCCCACGAAGAGCCGGGCGTGCGCGCCCGTCACCAGCGCCGAGCGCAGCGCCACCGCCATGTGCGCCCCGCTCGGGCCGATCCACCCCACCGGCCCCGCGTACCAGCCGCGATCCAGCGCCTCGTGCTCATGCAGGAAGCCCAGCGCGTGCTCCCTCGGCACACCGCCCACCGCCGGCGTGGGGTGCAGCGCCGCCACCACCTGCGCCGGGCTCACGCCCTCGCGCAGCTCGGCGCGGATGCCGGTGCGCAGATGCACCACGTTCTTCAGCGTGAGCAGCGAGGGCTCGGCGTCCGCCGTCACGTGCTCGGCGACGGGCCGCAACGCCGAGAGGATGTACCGCACCACGGACTGGTGCTCCCGGCTCTCCTTGTCGCTCCCGCCCAGCCCCTCGGCCTGCCCGGGCGCCGCGGAGCCCGCCAGCGCCTCCGTCTCCAACGTG
It includes:
- the sdhA gene encoding succinate dehydrogenase flavoprotein subunit — encoded protein: MAAAARFTVVGGGLAGLMTTIKLAEAGYHVDVLSIVPVKRSHSVCAQGGINGAVNTKGEGDHPDIHVKDTLRGGDFLAEQTSVKGMCYAAPGIIYMLDRMGVTFNRTSEGLLDFRRFGGTLHHRTAFAGATTGQQLLYALDEQVRRYESEGKVTKYEFWEWLGTVKDESGRCIGSVALDLRTMEIRTFPAEAVCLATGGPGIVFGRSTNSIINTGTAAGRAYMEGAIYANGEFIQVHPTSIPGEDKLRLMSESVRGEGGRVWVPRKKGDTRSPLQIPESERFYFLEEKYPKYKNLVPRDVATREIFMVCRELGLGIGGKDGVYLDVTHIPAPTLDAKIKGVMEIYEKFVGDDPRKVPMVIFPGMHYSMGGLYVNFEADPRTQTPAEGSPKNQSTNIPGLYAAGEADYAFHGANRLGANSLLSCIYSGMIGGPAMAAYAKNNATSAAAKGDKYFNDAKKYWEDRFATLKAMNGPENPYQISKELGELMTENCTVVRYNDRLKKTVEQIREMKSRWHKCNVLDTGGVANRSLSFTNQLWNMLELGEVIAKSALLRDESRGAHYKPDFSLPEPKSKDPREDADWMGLWKKRHEKWAKTTMAKHSVEGPQISYEDIATPVLDPEPRWYA
- the mdh gene encoding malate dehydrogenase, yielding MAQTRKKKIGLIGGGQIGGNLALLAVQKNLGDVVLFDIPAAEGLVKGKALDINQLSAVDGYDCRVTGSTDWKDVAGSDVIIITAGVPRKPGMSREDLLDINLKIMRDVAANIKQHAPNAFVIKVANPLDAMVFALHKIAELPKNMVVGMAGVLDTSRFKCFVAEALGCSIRDVEALVLGGHGDDMVPLVRHSTVGGVPLTELIAKDKLDAIVKRTREGGAELVGLYKTGSAYFAPASSSIAMAESFLLDRKRVLPGAALLEGQYGINGYFFGVPMQIGAGGVEKIHTVQLDDAEKALLEKSFQSVKKTVDSVKL
- the icd gene encoding NADP-dependent isocitrate dehydrogenase; its protein translation is MAPPSGQKITLQNGKLNVPENPIIPYIEGDGTGRDIWRASQAVFDAAVEKAYKGKKKISWYEVLAGEKSFKQVNNWLPDETVEAFRTYLVGIKGPLTTPVGGGIRSLNVALRQMLDLYVCLRPVRYFKGVPSPVKAPEKVDMVIFRENTEDIYAGIEFEAGSAQAEKFLGWLKQEFPKDAGKVRFPTNVGIGIKPVSKDGSERLIRAAIQYAVEHKRKSVTLVHKGNIMKFTEGAFRKWGYELAAREFGDKVYTWDQWEATKAAKSEEAANAEQKAAVSAGKIIIKDSIADITLQQVLTRPDEFDVIATLNLNGDYLSDALAAQVGGIGIAPGGNINYLSGHAVFEATHGTAPKYADQDKVNPGSVILSGEMMFRHLGWHEAADLIIQGMDKAIAQKTVTYDFARLMKLEGQGTVTEVKCSEFGQAIIKNM
- a CDS encoding SgcJ/EcaC family oxidoreductase, giving the protein MTHQVSRASLLVLGVSLLLTRGAWADAPQSQDEATLRQMVATQTEAWNRQDAAEWSKDFSPDADFVNIVGTVFQGRAEIEKRHAGIFASIFKGSRSKVTVRRLVFLGPDVAVVDTEHEVTGHSGLPPGVQNTEEPGVLRTRMKYVMKKSGGKWQITSGQNTDVKPPPKSPPPKK
- the menE gene encoding o-succinylbenzoate--CoA ligase, with translation MNFTCPIREGASLWPEQEALTFAGRRWTYRALDAEVGRWVGALQSRGIRVGDRVASLATSHASSVFLFFALGRLGAVHAPLNARLTSAELAPLVEDISPRLTLALKALVDRLPNAEPLETWADAVEAPSSTCESLEEATPRVVLFTSGTTGRPKGAVITEGNFRASARCSAANLGAHPAPRWLGTLPLFHVGGLAMMTRTAYDGGCLVLHDRFEPESVNQAIDAEGVSHASFVATTLERVLDTRGDRPMPETFRLALIGGGPVPAPLLARARAARLLALQTYGLTEACSQVTTERPTEADGRTAGPALPGLEVRIVSPEGEVLGPGREGDIEVRGPTVMAGYLNRPDATREALRDGWLRTRDMGMLDERGRLTVLSRRTDLIVRGGENLYPAEIETVIAAHPAVQEVAVVGVADARWGEVPVAFVVLRSGQALPEDLDGWCRRSLAGFKVPARFLPIDALPRNAMGKVERTVLRQRA